Proteins encoded in a region of the Longimicrobiales bacterium genome:
- a CDS encoding ATP-binding protein: MSRAAPAAPGDARPPVDAARALARVGAHARALVALSGGADSMALLHLLRFGPAALPPGHLLAAHFDHRMRTDSGADAA, translated from the coding sequence GTGAGCCGCGCGGCGCCGGCAGCGCCGGGCGACGCACGGCCGCCAGTGGACGCGGCGCGCGCCCTCGCGCGCGTGGGCGCGCACGCGCGTGCTCTCGTTGCCCTGTCCGGCGGCGCCGATTCCATGGCGCTGCTCCACCTGCTCCGCTTCGGTCCGGCAGCGCTGCCTCCGGGTCACCTCCTGGCCGCCCACTTCGACCACCGGATGCGTACGGACAGCGGCGCGGACGCGGCCT
- a CDS encoding glycerophosphodiester phosphodiesterase: protein MSDAPHPLLAGAPLLIAHRGGAGLYPENTLYAFTRAHELWQVDMLELDVRATADGHCVVIHDPTVDRTTNGTGDVAAMTLAELQSLDAAHHFTRDGGRTFPLRGHGVRVPTIGEVLAALPDIPITVEVKTGAAQRPLFDALDAAGARDRIVLASAFDRDRTLFHEWEGALSASVERGRTFYTLHRLHCARFASMRAHVAQTPETWNGRRIVTPRFVRDVHRSGAHVHIWTVNETADMVRLLDWGVDGLVTDRPDRLAQVLHARVGRPLPPGDPELGALA, encoded by the coding sequence GTGAGTGACGCCCCGCATCCGCTGCTCGCGGGTGCTCCTCTCCTGATCGCGCACCGCGGCGGCGCCGGTCTGTATCCGGAAAATACGCTGTACGCATTCACGCGCGCGCACGAGCTGTGGCAGGTCGACATGCTCGAGCTCGACGTGCGCGCGACCGCGGACGGCCACTGTGTCGTGATCCACGATCCAACGGTGGACCGCACGACGAACGGCACCGGCGACGTCGCAGCGATGACGCTCGCGGAGCTGCAGAGCCTCGATGCGGCGCATCACTTCACGCGCGACGGCGGCCGCACCTTCCCGCTGCGCGGTCACGGGGTCCGCGTCCCGACCATCGGCGAGGTGCTGGCCGCGCTGCCGGACATACCGATCACGGTGGAGGTCAAGACGGGCGCGGCGCAGCGTCCGCTCTTCGATGCCCTGGACGCCGCGGGCGCGCGCGACCGGATCGTTCTCGCCAGTGCGTTCGATCGCGACCGCACGCTGTTCCACGAGTGGGAAGGTGCACTGAGTGCGTCGGTCGAGCGCGGCCGCACGTTCTACACGCTGCACCGGCTGCACTGCGCGCGCTTTGCTTCGATGCGGGCGCACGTTGCACAGACGCCGGAGACCTGGAACGGCCGGCGCATCGTCACGCCCCGCTTCGTGCGCGACGTGCATCGCAGCGGAGCTCACGTGCACATCTGGACCGTGAACGAGACCGCCGACATGGTCCGACTCCTGGACTGGGGCGTGGACGGCCTGGTCACCGATCGGCCGGACCGGCTCGCGCAGGTGCTGCACGCACGCGTCGGCCGACCGCTGCCGCCGGGCGACCCGGAGCTCGGCGCGCTCGCGTGA